The following proteins are encoded in a genomic region of Neochlamydia sp. AcF84:
- the uppS gene encoding polyprenyl diphosphate synthase: MNIFVKNNYYTLEQKASLDPKRIPQHVAFIPDGNRRWAKRQQMRSIEGHQEGSDNLIEIVKAGKELGIKNFTFYLFSTENWSRPQEEIDALMWLLHTYLIEQQSFFVEEGTRLCTIGNTAALPEYVQKTIEETRQVTAHCQEADLIFALNYGSRDEIKRAVQSIAQDIIHKKITPEQISEEIISQYLDTAPWSDPDLLIRTSGELRLSNYLLWQLSYTEIFSSNVLWPDFTPYHLLEALLNYQKRERRLGGA; this comes from the coding sequence ATGAATATTTTCGTGAAAAACAACTATTATACTCTTGAACAAAAGGCAAGCTTAGATCCTAAGCGTATTCCTCAGCATGTAGCTTTTATTCCAGACGGTAATCGACGCTGGGCCAAGCGACAGCAAATGAGATCCATAGAAGGTCATCAAGAAGGCTCTGATAATCTGATTGAAATTGTAAAAGCAGGAAAAGAACTAGGAATAAAAAATTTTACTTTTTACCTTTTCTCTACAGAAAACTGGAGCCGTCCTCAAGAGGAGATCGATGCCTTGATGTGGCTTTTGCATACTTATTTAATCGAGCAGCAATCTTTCTTTGTGGAAGAAGGGACACGTTTATGTACCATTGGAAATACTGCTGCTTTGCCAGAGTATGTACAAAAAACTATAGAGGAAACCCGACAAGTTACGGCCCACTGCCAAGAAGCGGACCTAATTTTTGCCCTAAATTATGGAAGTCGCGATGAAATCAAACGTGCTGTACAGTCTATCGCGCAAGATATAATCCATAAAAAAATTACTCCTGAGCAAATCTCTGAAGAAATTATTTCCCAATATTTAGATACGGCGCCCTGGAGTGATCCAGACTTACTTATCCGCACGAGTGGTGAATTAAGATTAAGTAATTATTTACTATGGCAGCTCTCTTATACTGAAATATTCTCCTCAAACGTATTATGGCCAGATTTTACTCCTTATCATCTTTTAGAAGCATTATTAAACTATCAAAAGCGTGAAAGGCGCTTAGGGGGCGCATGA
- a CDS encoding adenylosuccinate synthase produces the protein MPQVILIGAQWGDEDKSKIIDMLTAQVKHVIRSQGGNNAGHTVVLDQQEYKFHLISSAILHSHTHCYIGAGTVIDPEVLLQEMEDLESKGVQIKGRLLISPSAHIIFPYHQMLDFLLEQKKGERAIGTTGRGIGPCYADKAQRLGIRMGELVRPDIFGKLLKSILQVKNEELTKLFGVEKLNEEEIYKKYSRYAELLKPFVAEVEGLIHQAIDNKENILFEGAQGTFLDTSLGTYPYVTSSSTIAGGICAGAGVGPTCIDHTLGVVKAYTTRVGNGPFPTEFQENESFLNHPITSEYSNAVGRRRRIGWFDAVLTRTAVHINGIDSLAVTQLNRLDYLDSIKVCVGYQIHGVRINHIPYLSEDLDKIIPIYETMPGWNASTSQITTYKELPQNAQKYLSKIEQLCRAPINIISLGPQREKTLILKDLFSTKEKAACKHA, from the coding sequence ATGCCACAGGTGATTTTGATTGGTGCACAATGGGGGGATGAAGATAAAAGTAAAATTATTGATATGCTTACAGCCCAGGTTAAGCATGTTATCCGCTCTCAAGGTGGCAATAACGCAGGCCATACAGTTGTCCTTGATCAGCAAGAATACAAATTTCATTTAATCTCCTCAGCTATTCTCCATTCACATACGCATTGCTATATAGGTGCTGGCACCGTCATCGATCCTGAAGTACTCCTGCAAGAAATGGAGGATTTAGAAAGTAAGGGTGTCCAAATTAAAGGACGCCTATTAATCTCGCCTTCTGCCCATATTATTTTTCCTTATCATCAAATGCTAGATTTTCTTCTTGAGCAAAAGAAAGGCGAACGTGCTATTGGTACCACCGGTCGAGGAATTGGGCCTTGTTATGCTGATAAAGCCCAACGTTTAGGCATTCGCATGGGAGAACTTGTGCGTCCTGATATTTTCGGCAAATTGCTAAAAAGCATTCTTCAAGTAAAAAATGAAGAGCTTACTAAGCTTTTCGGCGTCGAAAAATTAAATGAGGAGGAAATTTATAAAAAATATAGTCGTTATGCGGAGCTTTTAAAACCTTTTGTGGCAGAAGTGGAAGGGCTTATTCACCAAGCTATAGATAATAAGGAAAATATTTTGTTCGAGGGAGCTCAAGGAACTTTCCTAGATACTTCTTTAGGAACTTACCCTTATGTCACATCTTCCTCTACCATCGCTGGAGGCATCTGTGCCGGCGCCGGAGTAGGCCCCACCTGCATCGATCATACCTTGGGCGTTGTTAAAGCCTACACTACACGTGTGGGCAACGGACCTTTTCCTACAGAGTTTCAAGAAAACGAAAGTTTTTTAAATCATCCTATCACGAGTGAATACAGCAATGCAGTAGGGCGTAGAAGACGGATTGGATGGTTTGATGCAGTGCTAACGCGAACGGCTGTACACATAAATGGCATTGACTCACTAGCAGTGACTCAGCTCAATAGGCTAGATTATTTAGATTCTATTAAAGTTTGCGTAGGCTATCAAATTCATGGAGTGCGCATCAATCATATTCCTTACCTTAGCGAGGATCTAGATAAGATTATCCCTATTTATGAAACTATGCCAGGCTGGAACGCCTCCACCAGCCAAATTACCACTTATAAAGAATTACCTCAAAATGCTCAAAAATACCTGTCAAAAATTGAGCAGCTTTGTAGAGCACCGATTAATATCATTTCTTTAGGGCCTCAACGAGAAAAAACCCTTATTTTAAAAGACTTATTTTCAACCAAGGAAAAGGCAGCTTGCAAGCATGCTTAA
- the lepA gene encoding translation elongation factor 4, translating into MVSYNRKNIRNFSIIAHIDHGKSTIADRLIELTHTVSKREMQEQLLDDMDLERERGITIKAHPVTMNYQTENGQIYQINLIDTPGHVDFTYEVSRSLAACEGALLVVDAAQGVQAQTLANVHLAIERDLEIVPVLNKIDLPSADIESVKQQIEDVIGLDASHAICCSAKSGIGIETILERIISDVPAPKEPVDDLLRALVFDSHYDNYRGVMVYIRVISGEIRKGSAIRMMATHKACEVLEVGKFTPSEKPVEALMPGEVGYMIANIKKTSDVKIGDTITLQKHPAPDALPGFKNISPVVFAGIYPIDSTDFEALRDALEKLQLNDSSLHIEQESSMALGFGFRCGFLGLLHLEIIFERIQREFDLDVISTAPSVIYKFHLNDTSIKEIDNPAHYPDPTHIDYVEEPWVKCHIMIPGEYLGAIMNLGMDKRGNCLKTETMDARRLLITYRFPLNEIITDFNDKLKSITKGYGSFDYEFDGYEKSDIIKLEIRVNEEPVDAFSCLVHRSKAESKGKAICSKLVEVIPMQLFKVPIQAAIGGKIVSRETIRALTKNVTAKCYGGDITRKRKLWEKQKKGKKRMKEIGKVNIPQSAFMEVLKAGD; encoded by the coding sequence ATGGTTTCATACAACAGAAAAAATATTCGCAACTTTTCTATTATTGCTCATATTGACCATGGAAAGTCAACGATTGCTGATAGATTAATAGAACTTACCCATACAGTCTCAAAGCGAGAGATGCAAGAGCAGCTACTCGATGATATGGATCTTGAAAGAGAACGAGGCATTACTATTAAAGCTCACCCTGTGACCATGAATTACCAAACTGAAAATGGCCAAATTTATCAAATCAACTTAATTGATACACCGGGACATGTCGACTTTACCTACGAGGTTTCACGATCTTTAGCGGCTTGCGAAGGAGCTCTACTAGTGGTAGATGCAGCCCAAGGCGTCCAAGCTCAAACTCTTGCAAATGTTCATTTAGCGATTGAACGTGACTTGGAGATCGTACCTGTCCTTAATAAAATTGATCTTCCCAGTGCAGATATAGAAAGTGTAAAACAACAGATTGAAGATGTGATTGGCCTAGATGCTTCCCATGCTATCTGCTGCTCAGCCAAATCAGGAATAGGGATTGAGACCATCTTAGAACGTATCATTAGCGATGTTCCTGCTCCTAAAGAACCTGTCGATGATCTACTCCGTGCCTTGGTTTTTGACTCTCATTACGACAATTATCGAGGGGTTATGGTTTACATTCGTGTGATTAGCGGAGAAATTCGTAAAGGCTCTGCAATACGCATGATGGCTACTCATAAAGCTTGTGAAGTTTTAGAAGTAGGAAAATTTACTCCCTCTGAAAAACCTGTGGAAGCTTTAATGCCAGGAGAGGTGGGATACATGATCGCCAACATAAAAAAAACTTCCGATGTTAAAATTGGGGACACCATTACTTTGCAAAAACATCCAGCTCCCGATGCTTTGCCAGGCTTTAAGAATATCAGCCCTGTAGTATTCGCAGGCATATATCCTATTGACTCTACAGATTTTGAAGCTTTACGCGATGCTTTGGAAAAACTTCAACTTAACGATTCCTCTTTGCATATTGAACAAGAAAGCAGTATGGCTTTAGGCTTTGGCTTCCGCTGTGGTTTTCTAGGACTTTTGCATTTGGAAATTATATTTGAACGCATTCAACGTGAATTTGATTTAGATGTTATTTCTACAGCGCCTAGTGTTATTTACAAGTTCCATTTAAATGACACCTCCATTAAAGAAATCGATAATCCTGCTCACTATCCAGACCCTACTCACATCGATTATGTAGAAGAACCGTGGGTAAAATGCCATATTATGATTCCTGGGGAATACCTAGGCGCAATCATGAATTTGGGAATGGATAAAAGAGGCAATTGTCTTAAAACAGAAACTATGGATGCACGCCGGCTTCTAATTACCTATCGTTTTCCTCTTAATGAAATTATTACCGATTTCAATGATAAGCTTAAATCCATCACTAAAGGATATGGATCTTTTGACTATGAATTTGATGGTTATGAAAAAAGTGATATCATTAAATTAGAAATTCGGGTCAACGAAGAGCCTGTAGATGCATTTTCATGCTTAGTGCATCGCTCTAAAGCAGAATCGAAAGGAAAAGCTATTTGCTCTAAACTCGTTGAAGTTATCCCCATGCAGCTTTTCAAAGTACCTATTCAAGCAGCTATTGGTGGGAAAATTGTTTCGCGAGAAACTATCCGCGCCCTCACCAAAAACGTGACAGCTAAGTGCTACGGAGGCGATATCACCCGCAAGCGCAAGCTGTGGGAGAAGCAAAAAAAGGGTAAAAAACGTATGAAAGAAATAGGTAAAGTCAATATCCCCCAAAGTGCTTTTATGGAAGTTTTAAAAGCAGGAGATTAA
- a CDS encoding thiamine diphosphokinase: MYYPLSPQVAIVANGEISSYSQTKHLLSSFSKIIAVDGGLKHCQKMGITPCFLIGDLDSIEKEMLEQYADLPLLKYPEDKNESDLELAIHKLLREKVESIALFGVLGKRSDHLLYTLHLLSRHPSQLMIESEKETIFCLQGRNRIKTFAGQTISLMPLSPAYGIQTQGLKWELQNADFDKEFMSLSNVCNSHSVEINILSGDLVCFLHKTF, translated from the coding sequence ATGTATTACCCTTTATCTCCCCAAGTAGCTATTGTCGCTAATGGCGAAATTTCTTCTTATTCTCAGACCAAGCACCTTCTTTCTTCTTTTTCAAAGATTATAGCCGTAGATGGGGGCTTAAAACATTGCCAGAAAATGGGAATCACTCCTTGTTTTCTGATCGGAGATTTAGATTCTATAGAAAAAGAAATGCTTGAACAATATGCAGATCTTCCCCTTTTAAAATATCCTGAAGATAAAAATGAAAGTGATTTAGAACTAGCAATCCATAAGCTTTTAAGGGAAAAAGTAGAATCTATCGCTTTATTTGGTGTATTAGGAAAGCGCAGTGATCATCTCCTTTATACCTTGCATCTCCTGTCTCGCCATCCTTCTCAGCTTATGATAGAATCGGAAAAGGAGACCATTTTTTGTTTACAAGGACGCAACCGGATTAAGACGTTTGCGGGACAAACGATCTCTTTAATGCCTTTATCCCCTGCCTATGGCATCCAAACTCAGGGCCTTAAATGGGAGCTGCAAAATGCTGATTTTGATAAAGAATTTATGAGCTTATCGAATGTATGTAATAGCCACTCCGTAGAGATTAATATACTCTCTGGTGATTTAGTATGCTTTCTTCATAAAACCTTCTAA
- a CDS encoding sulfite reductase produces the protein MEPSIYNRHYPFFATIKERYNLTREESTKNTQHLVLDIKGSGLTYKVGDSLGIFPINPQDIVNKTLGAMRAQGLELIISKHTGKSMSLREFLTTKANVTDLSKKLLSMLAQRQTNQKKKEALEAVLAEGAQEKFKAYLQSHELWDILEENHEVVFALQELCNMLMPLLPRLYSISSSMSAVGEEVHLTVGVLKYHTNGYQRVGVCTHYLCETVPLHQPVVPIYIQPHHGFTLPSHSDTPIIMIGPGTGVAPFRAFMQERMAKEAQGKNWLFFGECNRATDFFYADYWTSLERQGKLRLDVAFSRDQQEKIYVQHRMLMQGADLYRWINEGAYIYVCGDAARMAKDVESALHEIIQVHGKKSEAEAKALVKHLRNEKRYLRDIY, from the coding sequence ATGGAACCCTCAATCTACAATAGGCATTATCCTTTTTTTGCCACAATCAAAGAGCGTTATAATTTAACTCGAGAAGAGTCTACAAAAAATACTCAACATCTGGTTTTGGATATTAAAGGGTCGGGCCTGACCTATAAAGTGGGCGATAGCCTAGGCATTTTTCCTATCAATCCTCAGGATATTGTTAATAAAACACTGGGTGCTATGCGTGCACAAGGTTTGGAATTGATAATTAGCAAGCATACAGGAAAGAGTATGTCACTGCGCGAATTTTTAACTACAAAAGCTAATGTGACAGACTTAAGCAAAAAGCTTTTGTCGATGCTTGCTCAAAGGCAAACTAACCAGAAAAAAAAAGAAGCGTTAGAAGCTGTTCTGGCAGAAGGTGCGCAAGAAAAGTTTAAAGCTTATTTACAATCCCATGAGCTTTGGGATATTTTAGAAGAAAACCACGAAGTGGTTTTTGCTTTGCAAGAGCTCTGCAACATGCTTATGCCCTTGCTACCTCGTCTATATTCTATTTCTTCCTCAATGTCGGCAGTAGGAGAAGAAGTGCATCTTACCGTAGGGGTATTAAAATATCATACCAATGGATATCAGCGGGTAGGTGTGTGCACTCATTATTTATGCGAAACAGTCCCTCTTCATCAACCTGTCGTACCCATCTATATTCAACCTCATCATGGCTTTACACTCCCTTCTCACTCTGATACGCCTATTATTATGATTGGCCCTGGCACTGGCGTAGCCCCCTTCCGGGCATTCATGCAAGAAAGGATGGCGAAGGAAGCTCAAGGTAAAAATTGGCTTTTCTTTGGGGAGTGCAATCGCGCAACTGATTTTTTTTATGCAGATTATTGGACAAGCTTAGAGCGGCAAGGTAAGCTCCGCTTAGATGTTGCTTTTTCACGTGATCAGCAAGAAAAAATTTATGTTCAACACCGTATGCTAATGCAAGGTGCTGACCTTTATCGTTGGATTAATGAAGGCGCTTACATTTATGTTTGTGGGGATGCTGCGCGTATGGCAAAAGATGTAGAATCTGCCTTGCATGAAATTATCCAAGTCCATGGTAAGAAAAGTGAAGCGGAGGCAAAAGCACTCGTTAAGCATTTGCGTAACGAGAAACGTTATCTGCGGGATATTTATTAA
- the ispF gene encoding 2-C-methyl-D-erythritol 2,4-cyclodiphosphate synthase gives MIVRTGIGQDSHRFLPVETSKPCIIAGLIFEHTPGFNANSDGDIVFHAICNAISSLSGVLILGNIADELCLKDGITDSEVYLLEAIKTLEAQKVTHVSITLEGKKPKFKDRIQAMRENIARVMQIDLSQVGITATSGEGLTDFGCGEGVQCFAIVTTCQPTPLSP, from the coding sequence ATGATAGTAAGAACAGGTATAGGTCAAGATAGCCATCGTTTTTTACCGGTTGAAACCTCAAAACCTTGCATTATTGCAGGATTAATCTTTGAACATACGCCTGGATTTAATGCTAATTCTGATGGTGATATTGTTTTTCATGCCATTTGTAATGCGATAAGCTCGCTCTCTGGAGTCTTAATTTTAGGAAATATTGCCGATGAGCTTTGCTTAAAAGATGGAATTACTGATAGCGAAGTTTATCTTCTTGAAGCTATAAAAACATTAGAGGCCCAGAAAGTTACGCATGTGTCTATCACCTTAGAAGGTAAGAAGCCTAAATTTAAAGATCGCATTCAAGCGATGAGGGAAAACATTGCACGCGTCATGCAAATTGATTTGTCTCAAGTAGGAATAACAGCAACTTCAGGCGAAGGCTTGACAGACTTTGGTTGTGGCGAAGGGGTCCAATGCTTTGCCATAGTGACCACTTGCCAGCCTACACCTTTATCTCCATGA
- a CDS encoding alpha/beta hydrolase: MASLNIHRPPRLPCNHSFINEGKQKNEKAAFYWKIKHLALLALATLCSLATLAGVINLFSSISFSRLSKYTFILSAGALGVFLSGNMLNLMASRLPQSLVSLANYIYSIVCEFFSLIALNFLRFVDLEKRDPHKGNGQQPILLIHGLYSNSGSWAYYRYRFSKEKLGPVFTEHLGKPFESIETHAEKVRNKVLEIQRVTGRSDITLIGHSMGGIVACVAASKLAECNLLVTDIITLGSPLKGAFLTACGIGKAVKEMHPQSAFLASLSKRILNLPSTTHFFHIASKTDLLVPLSSALYNETIYAKRLTLSNVGHLSLLFSDSLIDEVIDYYKIRQNKV; this comes from the coding sequence ATGGCATCCCTAAATATTCACCGTCCTCCTCGATTACCCTGTAATCATTCCTTTATAAATGAAGGGAAGCAAAAAAATGAAAAAGCAGCGTTTTATTGGAAAATTAAGCATTTAGCTCTTTTAGCTTTAGCTACTTTATGTAGCCTGGCTACTTTGGCAGGAGTAATCAATTTATTTTCTAGCATCTCATTCTCTAGGCTTTCTAAGTATACATTTATACTTTCAGCCGGTGCTTTAGGAGTTTTTCTAAGTGGAAATATGTTAAATTTGATGGCTTCTAGGCTTCCTCAATCTTTAGTTTCTTTGGCCAATTATATTTATTCCATTGTTTGTGAATTTTTTTCTTTGATAGCTTTAAATTTTTTACGTTTTGTAGATTTAGAAAAACGTGATCCTCATAAAGGAAATGGGCAGCAACCTATTTTACTTATCCATGGACTTTATAGTAATAGTGGCTCCTGGGCTTATTATCGTTACCGCTTTTCTAAAGAAAAATTAGGGCCTGTTTTTACAGAGCATCTAGGAAAGCCCTTCGAATCTATTGAAACTCACGCGGAAAAAGTCCGAAATAAAGTGCTAGAAATTCAAAGAGTGACAGGAAGGAGTGATATTACCCTTATTGGCCATTCAATGGGGGGGATTGTAGCTTGTGTCGCTGCTTCTAAATTGGCTGAATGTAATTTGCTAGTAACAGATATTATTACTTTAGGCTCTCCTTTAAAGGGAGCTTTCTTGACTGCTTGTGGGATAGGGAAGGCTGTTAAAGAAATGCATCCTCAAAGCGCTTTTTTAGCAAGCCTTAGTAAGAGAATTTTAAATTTACCTTCTACGACTCATTTTTTCCATATAGCTAGTAAAACAGACTTATTAGTTCCGCTTTCTAGTGCTTTATATAATGAAACTATTTATGCCAAGCGACTAACACTTTCAAATGTAGGCCATCTATCCCTTTTATTTTCCGATTCGTTGATTGATGAAGTGATAGATTATTACAAAATCCGACAAAATAAAGTCTAA
- the murA gene encoding UDP-N-acetylglucosamine 1-carboxyvinyltransferase encodes MEILKIKGGAPLKGHVKAAGAKNAMTKLLVASLLSDKKCRFYNVPNIGDVAVTVDLCKEIGMEVQWDRANGIMEVITKELKTSYIPQRFSGANRIPILMIGALLGRTEEDIIVPTVGGCNIGMRLVDFHIAALEKLGAVIEYRGMKREGAYFAHAHNGLKGTLVHLPFPSVGATENTILAAVTARGLTTIKNAAIEPEIVELILFLQKLGAIITLDVDRTIHIQGTRRFYEVEHTVIPDRIEAASWGIAAISSKGRVFVEGAQHQNMITLLNKLREVGGGFEIKSNGIEFYYDGPLQGGLHLETDVHPGFMTDWQQPFVVLLTQATGSSVVHETVYENRFGYTEVLKEMGADITLFRQCLGGKECRFASQSFCHSIIVKGNTPLVARDISVPDLRAGFAYVMAAILATGTSVISGLHFLDRGYGELFQKLGSLGVDVTRTTEKEKTLEPVSKGEGVAVLAKPIKELKKKKLPVLQTI; translated from the coding sequence ATGGAAATATTGAAAATTAAGGGTGGAGCCCCTTTGAAAGGTCATGTAAAAGCAGCAGGTGCTAAAAATGCGATGACCAAATTGCTTGTAGCCTCTCTTCTCTCCGATAAAAAGTGTCGCTTTTATAATGTGCCTAACATTGGAGATGTGGCTGTTACAGTAGATTTATGTAAAGAAATAGGCATGGAGGTTCAGTGGGACCGTGCGAACGGGATCATGGAAGTAATTACCAAGGAACTTAAAACTTCTTATATCCCTCAAAGGTTCTCGGGAGCTAATCGAATTCCTATTTTGATGATTGGAGCGCTTTTAGGACGTACTGAAGAAGATATTATTGTTCCAACGGTGGGGGGATGTAATATTGGAATGCGCTTGGTAGATTTTCATATTGCTGCTCTAGAGAAGTTAGGAGCTGTTATTGAATATAGAGGGATGAAGCGCGAAGGAGCTTATTTTGCTCATGCTCATAATGGTCTAAAAGGTACGCTAGTACATTTGCCTTTTCCTTCGGTAGGAGCTACGGAGAATACCATTTTAGCAGCCGTCACAGCCCGAGGCTTAACTACAATAAAAAATGCAGCCATTGAACCAGAAATTGTAGAATTAATTCTTTTTTTGCAAAAACTTGGCGCTATTATTACATTAGATGTCGATCGTACGATACATATCCAAGGCACCCGGCGGTTTTATGAGGTAGAACATACTGTGATCCCCGATCGTATTGAAGCAGCTTCTTGGGGGATAGCAGCTATAAGTTCCAAAGGACGTGTTTTTGTGGAAGGTGCCCAGCATCAAAATATGATTACTCTTTTAAATAAGCTTAGAGAGGTAGGCGGAGGATTTGAAATTAAGAGCAATGGAATTGAATTTTACTATGACGGGCCTCTTCAAGGTGGGCTCCATCTAGAGACAGACGTTCATCCTGGCTTTATGACCGATTGGCAGCAGCCTTTCGTGGTTCTTCTTACACAGGCGACAGGGTCATCAGTGGTGCATGAAACTGTGTATGAAAATCGTTTCGGCTATACCGAGGTGTTGAAGGAGATGGGAGCTGATATTACCCTTTTTAGGCAATGTTTGGGCGGTAAAGAATGCCGCTTTGCTTCCCAAAGTTTTTGCCATAGTATTATAGTTAAAGGTAATACTCCTCTTGTTGCAAGAGATATTTCTGTTCCTGATTTAAGAGCAGGTTTTGCTTATGTAATGGCTGCAATCTTAGCTACAGGAACGAGTGTAATTTCGGGATTACATTTTTTAGATAGGGGCTATGGAGAGCTTTTTCAAAAACTTGGTTCTTTAGGGGTAGATGTGACGCGTACGACGGAAAAAGAAAAAACTTTAGAACCTGTCTCCAAAGGGGAGGGTGTAGCTGTTTTAGCCAAACCTATCAAAGAATTAAAAAAGAAAAAATTACCAGTTTTGCAAACTATCTAA
- a CDS encoding F-box protein, producing the protein MKSLFKPFTCINPNSSHYNIINSTPIAMLPEELIVHIFSFLSATNLATAQRVCRRWRKIAEEDTACGKDTIRDVLVASPLCVSFLRKYLTLLNKAILFIARMKLNAYDLKKCLLSAMMRI; encoded by the coding sequence ATGAAGTCATTATTTAAGCCATTCACTTGCATAAATCCAAACTCTTCACATTACAATATAATTAATTCTACGCCCATAGCCATGTTGCCCGAGGAATTGATCGTTCACATTTTCTCTTTTCTTTCAGCCACTAATCTTGCTACGGCCCAGCGCGTATGTAGGCGCTGGAGAAAAATAGCAGAAGAAGACACAGCCTGTGGAAAAGACACCATCAGAGACGTCTTGGTTGCAAGCCCCTTATGCGTATCTTTTCTAAGAAAGTACCTTACTCTTTTAAACAAAGCTATCTTATTTATTGCAAGAATGAAGCTGAATGCATACGATTTAAAGAAATGCTTGCTTTCAGCCATGATGAGAATCTAG
- a CDS encoding KamA family radical SAM protein, producing the protein MQTSPALWRQIQRSNFTNWNQLADFLKLSPEQGERILKNPSFKLNLPLRLAQKITKGVLDDPILKQFLPALDEKLEATGFQIDPVQDQLFRKETKLLQKYKGRALLVCTSACAMHCRYCFRQNFEYDSKKTSFANELELIRADLSLKEIILSGGDPLSLENRTLSNLLDQLDLISHLRRVRFHTRFPIGIPERIDQEFLDILRVRRVQIWFVVHVNHPRELDEEVLLRLKNVQCLGIPVLNQCVLLKGVNDNKETQQLLCEKLVDHGILPYYMHQLDRVKGTAHFEVEREQGCEFIRYLAANLSGYAVPKYVQEVPGESSKTSLF; encoded by the coding sequence ATGCAGACTTCTCCAGCTTTATGGCGTCAAATACAACGCAGCAATTTCACAAATTGGAATCAATTAGCAGACTTTTTAAAGCTTTCCCCTGAACAAGGTGAGCGAATATTGAAAAATCCTTCCTTTAAATTAAATTTACCCCTTCGCCTTGCTCAAAAAATCACTAAAGGGGTGTTAGATGATCCTATTCTTAAGCAGTTTCTTCCTGCTTTAGATGAAAAGCTGGAAGCTACAGGTTTTCAAATAGACCCCGTTCAGGATCAATTATTTCGAAAGGAAACTAAACTTTTGCAAAAATATAAAGGCCGGGCTCTTTTAGTCTGCACAAGTGCTTGTGCGATGCATTGCAGATATTGCTTCCGTCAAAATTTTGAGTACGATAGCAAAAAAACTAGCTTTGCTAACGAATTGGAGCTTATTCGAGCAGACTTATCTCTTAAGGAAATTATCTTAAGTGGAGGGGATCCTTTATCGCTGGAAAATAGAACATTAAGCAATCTTTTAGATCAACTGGATTTGATTTCTCATCTGCGCCGCGTTCGCTTTCATACTCGTTTTCCTATCGGAATTCCGGAAAGGATTGATCAAGAGTTTTTAGATATCTTAAGAGTCCGTCGTGTACAAATTTGGTTTGTGGTGCATGTCAATCATCCCCGCGAGCTAGATGAGGAAGTTCTTTTAAGGCTTAAAAATGTGCAATGTTTAGGCATTCCTGTGCTTAATCAGTGCGTGCTTTTAAAAGGCGTTAACGATAATAAGGAAACTCAACAACTACTCTGTGAAAAATTGGTAGATCACGGGATTTTACCTTATTATATGCATCAGCTAGACCGGGTAAAAGGGACTGCCCATTTTGAGGTAGAGCGAGAGCAAGGTTGTGAATTTATCCGTTATCTGGCTGCTAATTTATCGGGTTATGCGGTCCCTAAATATGTGCAAGAAGTACCAGGAGAGTCCAGTAAGACTTCTCTTTTCTAG
- a CDS encoding transposase, translating to MRLVVEEMLPRAQAMADRFHVMQNLNQALDRFRKRIKQKSADQEIKS from the coding sequence ATTCGACTCGTAGTAGAAGAGATGCTACCTAGGGCCCAAGCTATGGCTGATCGTTTTCATGTTATGCAGAACCTAAATCAAGCGTTAGATAGATTTAGGAAGAGGATAAAACAGAAAAGTGCCGATCAAGAAATAAAGAGCTAA